One region of Bacterioplanoides sp. SCSIO 12839 genomic DNA includes:
- the trpC gene encoding indole-3-glycerol phosphate synthase TrpC, giving the protein MNTPTILKKILATKEQEIAARSKTAPLAEIKAQATDRDASELRGFYRSMKAKVDAGLPAVISEIKKASPSKGVLRENFIPGKIAESYEQGGAACLSVLTDRDYFKGHEDYLVAARNACSLPVIRKDFLIDPYHVYEARILNADCILLIVSALSDMQLQDLAGLAEELGMDVLVEVHDGEELQSALKLSTPLVGINNRNLHTFELTLDTTLGLLKDVPSDRLLVTESGILVPDDVKLMRDHNVHAFLVGEAFMRADEPGEELQKLFF; this is encoded by the coding sequence ATGAACACTCCAACTATTTTAAAAAAGATCCTGGCGACAAAAGAACAGGAGATTGCGGCACGCAGCAAAACAGCGCCGTTAGCCGAAATTAAAGCGCAAGCAACAGATCGTGATGCATCTGAACTGCGTGGTTTTTATCGCTCTATGAAAGCCAAAGTGGATGCGGGTTTGCCAGCGGTTATTTCTGAAATTAAAAAAGCATCTCCTTCCAAAGGTGTGCTGCGCGAAAACTTTATTCCGGGAAAAATCGCAGAATCGTACGAGCAAGGCGGTGCGGCCTGTTTATCGGTATTAACCGATCGTGACTATTTCAAAGGTCATGAAGATTATTTGGTCGCCGCTCGTAATGCCTGTTCATTACCGGTGATCCGTAAAGACTTTTTAATCGACCCATACCATGTTTACGAAGCACGTATATTGAATGCAGACTGCATTCTGCTGATCGTCTCGGCATTAAGCGATATGCAATTACAAGATTTGGCTGGCTTAGCAGAAGAGCTGGGAATGGATGTGCTGGTGGAAGTGCATGACGGTGAAGAGTTGCAATCCGCACTAAAACTGTCGACACCATTGGTAGGTATCAATAATCGTAACCTGCACACGTTTGAGCTGACCTTAGATACAACGTTGGGCTTATTAAAAGACGTTCCATCGGATCGTTTGCTGGTGACAGAAAGCGGTATTCTGGTGCCGGACGACGTGAAGTTGATGCGTGACCACAATGTTCATGCTTTTCTGGTCGGGGAAGCCTTTATGCGTGCAGATGAGCCAGGCGAAGAGCTGCAAAAGCTGTTCTTCTGA
- a CDS encoding BLUF domain-containing protein, which yields MPLVRLIYASKKTEDWNDSELESVIKSAQEHNHRHLVTGCLCFNRKYFMQCLEGSRSQVNLIYNRIIQDKRHKEVELMCYQYIDERDFGEWDMYYVPDSKITQELILKYSGVNDLDPYAMTNTGALRFLKEAVEQTSGIRT from the coding sequence ATGCCTCTCGTTCGCCTGATTTATGCCAGCAAAAAGACCGAAGACTGGAACGATTCTGAGTTGGAATCGGTGATTAAAAGCGCTCAGGAGCACAATCACCGCCACCTGGTGACAGGTTGCCTGTGCTTTAACCGGAAGTACTTTATGCAGTGCCTGGAAGGGTCACGTTCTCAGGTCAATCTGATCTACAACCGCATCATCCAGGATAAGCGTCATAAAGAAGTGGAACTGATGTGTTATCAATACATTGATGAGCGTGATTTTGGCGAGTGGGATATGTATTACGTGCCAGATTCTAAGATCACTCAGGAGCTGATTCTTAAGTATTCCGGTGTGAATGATCTGGACCCTTATGCCATGACCAATACCGGGGCGCTACGCTTCCTTAAGGAAGCGGTTGAGCAGACTTCCGGTATTCGCACATAA
- a CDS encoding type II toxin-antitoxin system Phd/YefM family antitoxin has translation MDAISYTAARANLAKTMEQVCNDHAPVIITRKSEEPVVMMSLEDYQAMQETTYLLRSPANARNLLESIAELESGQSAERVLLED, from the coding sequence ATGGACGCTATCAGCTATACCGCTGCCCGCGCTAATTTGGCAAAAACGATGGAACAGGTCTGCAACGATCATGCTCCGGTGATTATTACCCGCAAGAGTGAAGAACCTGTGGTGATGATGTCTCTGGAAGACTATCAGGCAATGCAGGAAACCACCTATTTGTTACGCTCACCGGCCAACGCCCGGAATCTGCTGGAATCGATTGCTGAGTTAGAGAGTGGGCAGAGTGCAGAGCGTGTTCTACTCGAAGATTGA
- a CDS encoding Txe/YoeB family addiction module toxin, giving the protein MKLIFSSKAWESYLYWQSTDKKMLKRINALIKEIQRTPFEGTGKPEPLKHGLMGYWSRRINDEHRLVYKVEDGAVLIAQLRYHY; this is encoded by the coding sequence ATGAAACTGATCTTCTCCAGCAAAGCCTGGGAAAGTTACCTCTACTGGCAATCCACCGATAAGAAAATGCTGAAACGGATTAATGCATTAATCAAAGAGATTCAACGCACACCGTTTGAAGGTACTGGCAAGCCAGAGCCGTTAAAGCATGGCTTAATGGGCTATTGGTCACGCCGGATTAATGATGAGCACCGGTTGGTTTATAAGGTGGAAGACGGTGCTGTGCTGATAGCGCAGCTTAGGTATCACTATTAA
- a CDS encoding retron St85 family RNA-directed DNA polymerase: MSLIANIARESKKTEKEVLSFLRNAPNKYKVYKIPKRTSGFRIIAQPVAELKEYQRIFVGLDKFPVHSAAMAYRKGISIKDNAYHHRNGRYLLKMDLENFFNSISNSLFWKVCKDNGLAFDEFDRFTMEKLLFWNQRKTNRRGLILSVGAPSSPYLSNFIMYLFDSEIAKYCEDNGIIYSRYADDLTFSTESKGILFQVPRIVESVLKRVFGRNIIVNSGKTVFSSKAHNRHVTGITITNEGKLSLGRDRKRYIKHLVFKFISGNAADDEVTYLQGILSFSKYVEPNFVKSLGEKYSVDVIDKIMEIKNG; the protein is encoded by the coding sequence ATGAGCTTAATAGCCAACATAGCTAGAGAGTCAAAAAAAACAGAAAAGGAAGTATTATCTTTCCTAAGAAATGCTCCAAATAAATACAAAGTTTATAAAATACCGAAGAGAACCTCTGGATTTCGAATTATTGCGCAACCTGTTGCAGAATTGAAAGAGTATCAGAGAATCTTCGTCGGTCTCGATAAATTCCCCGTCCATTCTGCTGCTATGGCATATAGAAAAGGAATAAGCATCAAAGATAACGCTTATCATCATAGAAATGGCAGGTATTTGTTAAAGATGGACTTGGAGAATTTCTTCAATTCAATATCAAATTCTCTATTCTGGAAAGTTTGTAAAGACAATGGCCTTGCTTTTGATGAGTTTGATCGCTTTACAATGGAAAAGCTTCTTTTTTGGAATCAGAGGAAAACTAATAGGCGTGGTTTGATCCTTAGTGTTGGTGCACCTAGTTCTCCTTATCTTTCGAATTTTATAATGTATCTCTTTGATAGTGAGATCGCGAAATACTGTGAAGATAATGGAATTATTTATAGTAGATATGCCGATGATTTAACGTTTTCAACAGAAAGTAAAGGCATATTGTTTCAAGTTCCTCGTATTGTTGAATCTGTATTAAAACGAGTTTTTGGTAGAAATATTATCGTAAACTCTGGAAAAACTGTATTTTCATCTAAAGCACATAATAGGCATGTGACTGGCATAACTATTACTAATGAAGGGAAGCTATCTCTTGGTCGGGATCGAAAAAGATATATCAAACATCTAGTCTTTAAATTTATTTCGGGAAATGCTGCTGATGATGAAGTTACTTACCTTCAGGGGATACTGTCGTTCTCAAAGTATGTTGAACCAAACTTTGTAAAGTCTCTGGGTGAAAAATACTCCGTTGATGTCATTGATAAAATAATGGAAATAAAAAATGGCTAG
- the ptuA gene encoding retron Ec78 anti-phage system effector ATPase PtuA gives MARKDRVKFQLVKKANKGNLQSIYQLYKHCINPKNEDDPDTIRKCISDMDKIVRSNSCLLGSADFKDFRKLREFSISFESDITVIVGDNGCGKTAILDGVVRSLSWLVNNIEREKVNGKTILDSDINVHCDDFSEIRAKLILDRNSIFNVSVAKPVEGLPAKKDGNYVEVKDLGSVYRLINGLEQLDLPVFANYNVTRSSTKLSAHNFETFHSDIRSNRFEAYQGFGNEQDISTEFAQKYIMLHNLSSNSETSKLQEEIENLKSLIADMYDGEEVDPEDRLVKRLELKKEELSSLYEKSFSKEYSRNLELVNDAIEKVVPSIKSLRIDRSSGFLRLIVDSFGVAVNVTQISKGQQVMLALVGDLALKMIGLNPHMENPLSASGIVFIDEIDLHLHPSWQQSVLLNLQDVFENLQFIVTTHSPQVLSTVEARCIRQVIDDGTGALVAKTPDFQTKGVTSSDILAEIMGTVSIPENVEEAQWVESFYGYLRSNDIERYSSMLLKIKEHFGEDHPIVEECESNIRISQMRLED, from the coding sequence ATGGCTAGAAAGGATAGGGTAAAATTCCAATTGGTTAAAAAAGCCAATAAAGGAAACCTCCAATCGATATATCAGTTATATAAGCACTGTATTAATCCTAAGAATGAAGATGATCCGGATACTATACGTAAATGTATTAGTGATATGGATAAGATAGTTCGAAGTAATTCTTGTCTTTTAGGAAGTGCCGATTTTAAGGATTTTAGGAAGCTAAGAGAGTTTTCTATATCTTTTGAGAGCGATATTACTGTCATTGTTGGTGATAATGGTTGTGGTAAAACAGCCATTTTAGATGGAGTTGTTAGATCTCTCTCCTGGTTGGTTAACAATATCGAGCGAGAGAAAGTTAATGGAAAGACCATTTTAGATAGTGATATTAATGTTCATTGTGATGATTTTTCGGAAATCAGGGCTAAGCTAATTTTGGACAGGAATAGCATATTTAATGTCTCTGTGGCGAAGCCAGTCGAAGGTTTACCTGCTAAAAAAGATGGGAATTATGTTGAGGTAAAAGACCTAGGGTCTGTGTATAGGTTAATTAATGGTCTTGAACAATTAGACCTTCCTGTGTTTGCAAATTACAACGTAACTAGGAGTTCAACAAAGTTATCAGCCCACAATTTTGAAACCTTTCATTCAGATATTCGAAGTAATCGGTTTGAAGCTTATCAAGGCTTCGGTAATGAGCAGGATATATCTACTGAATTTGCTCAAAAGTACATAATGCTTCACAACTTGAGTTCAAACTCTGAAACTTCCAAGCTTCAAGAAGAGATTGAAAATCTAAAATCTTTGATTGCGGATATGTATGATGGAGAGGAAGTCGATCCAGAAGACAGATTAGTAAAACGACTTGAGTTAAAGAAAGAAGAACTCTCTAGCTTATACGAAAAATCTTTTTCGAAGGAGTACTCTCGTAATCTGGAGCTTGTGAATGATGCGATTGAGAAGGTTGTACCAAGTATAAAATCACTGCGTATTGATCGAAGTTCTGGTTTTCTCAGGCTAATTGTTGATAGCTTTGGAGTTGCGGTCAATGTGACACAGATATCGAAAGGCCAACAAGTTATGCTGGCTTTGGTGGGGGATTTAGCTTTGAAGATGATCGGACTTAATCCTCATATGGAAAACCCCCTGAGTGCATCAGGTATCGTATTTATTGATGAAATTGACCTACACCTCCATCCATCTTGGCAACAATCAGTATTACTAAACCTTCAAGACGTTTTTGAAAACTTACAATTTATAGTTACCACTCATAGTCCTCAAGTTCTGTCTACTGTAGAGGCGAGGTGCATCCGCCAAGTTATAGATGATGGAACTGGTGCGCTAGTTGCTAAAACCCCTGACTTCCAAACTAAGGGCGTCACAAGTTCAGATATTCTGGCAGAGATTATGGGGACTGTTTCAATTCCGGAAAATGTAGAAGAAGCTCAATGGGTAGAATCTTTCTATGGATACCTAAGGAGCAATGACATCGAGCGTTATTCGTCAATGCTTTTGAAGATTAAAGAGCATTTTGGAGAAGATCATCCTATTGTAGAGGAATGTGAAAGTAATATTCGAATTTCCCAAATGCGTTTAGAGGATTAA
- the ptuB gene encoding retron Ec78 anti-phage system effector HNH endonuclease PtuB, producing the protein MKKLSRSGRPDVLGRFSYRIHTWDKDVTKAHKKKIWEKIDLMQFGTCCYCESKAVRGNGHIEHFFHKGEKNGIAHYKYMTFDWTNLFGCCGLTNAPHCGHYKDREGESGPGDYDPNDLIKPDTEDPLKYLQFDKSGAVNKREGLCAGDAKKADETIRVLNLNCGTLKQARRKKIAIYSKELEVILQLSDESLRNIKRQQLKQSIFGKEFQASIIDANMI; encoded by the coding sequence TTGAAAAAGTTAAGTAGATCTGGAAGACCTGATGTATTAGGGCGATTTAGCTACCGAATTCATACATGGGATAAGGACGTAACCAAGGCCCATAAAAAAAAGATCTGGGAAAAAATTGATCTCATGCAATTCGGTACATGCTGTTACTGTGAATCAAAGGCAGTGCGAGGTAATGGGCATATTGAACACTTTTTCCACAAGGGAGAAAAAAATGGTATTGCTCATTACAAGTATATGACCTTTGATTGGACTAATTTATTTGGATGTTGCGGACTTACAAACGCTCCACATTGCGGTCACTATAAAGACAGAGAAGGTGAGAGTGGCCCTGGGGATTATGATCCTAACGATCTAATCAAGCCAGATACAGAAGACCCTTTGAAATACCTTCAATTTGATAAATCTGGTGCCGTAAATAAAAGAGAAGGCTTGTGCGCTGGAGATGCGAAGAAGGCTGATGAAACGATCCGAGTGTTGAATTTAAATTGTGGCACTTTGAAGCAAGCTCGTAGAAAAAAAATAGCAATTTATTCTAAAGAGTTAGAAGTAATACTTCAGTTATCTGATGAAAGTTTGCGAAACATTAAGCGACAACAATTGAAACAGTCTATCTTTGGTAAAGAATTTCAAGCGTCTATTATTGACGCTAATATGATTTAA
- the gcvP gene encoding aminomethyl-transferring glycine dehydrogenase: MTTLSLNTHTLKDLEQRDNFVGRHIGSDGAGIDHSEENAMLQSIGADSLDALTAEIVPADILQEPFLDIADSRTEFEALNYLKSLAAKNKVFKSYIGMGYHDTIIPPVILRNVMENPGWYTAYTPYQPEIAQGRLESLLNFQQMVIDFTGMELANASLLDEGTAAAEAMAMIKRSVRKNKSNTFYLDENCLPQTIDVVKTRAEAFGWDVQVGPAAEAANADVFGALLQYPGVDGEVIDLTDVIAALHEKNAMAAVASDLMALIMLKAPGEMGADIVLGNAQHFGVPMGFGGPHAAFFATKDSFKRSIPGRIIGVSIDAQGKPALRMALQTREQHIRREKANSNICTAQVLLANLSAFYAVYHGPKGLQTIAGRIHRLTDILAKGLQSKGIEITNNQWFDTLTVKVADRDAVLARAESAELNLRIDANTLGVTLSEKTSAEDVAELFDVIIGEGHGLDVYALDADIVANGSTSIAANVTRNTEFLTHPTFNSHHTEHEMLRYMKRLESKDLAMNHSMITLGSCTMKLNATTEMIPVTWPEFGNIHPFAPQSQTEGYEQMIAELDDYLKQATGLPAICMQPNSGAQGEYAGLLAIKKYHESRGEGHRNVCLIPRSAHGTNPASAQMASMRVVVTDCDEDGNVDFADLKAKAEELGDQLSCLMLTYPSTHGIYEEGVREICDLIHEHGGQVYMDGANLNAQVGITSPGHIGADVTHMNLHKTFAIPHGGGGPGMGPIGVAAHLAPFVANHAVRPIDNESKGNGAVSAAPYGSSSILNISWMYITLMGGNGLRKATQTALLKANYLAKRLSTHYPILYSGQNGRVAHECIVDLRPIKAETGITEVDIAKRLMDYGFHAPTMSFPVAGTFMIEPTESESQAEIDRFADAMIAIKGEIDAVVRGELDAENNPLKNAPHTAEVVTGDWERPYSRELAAYPVKDLGAHKFWPSVGRIDDVYGDRNLICSCPAIENYED, encoded by the coding sequence ATGACCACATTGTCTTTAAACACTCACACCTTGAAAGACTTGGAACAACGCGACAACTTTGTTGGCCGCCATATTGGTTCCGACGGCGCTGGCATTGATCACAGCGAAGAAAACGCCATGCTGCAAAGCATTGGTGCTGACTCTCTGGACGCACTGACCGCAGAAATTGTACCGGCTGATATTCTTCAGGAGCCATTCCTGGATATCGCTGACAGCCGCACCGAGTTTGAAGCCCTGAACTACCTCAAGTCTCTGGCTGCAAAAAACAAGGTCTTTAAAAGCTACATCGGCATGGGTTACCACGACACCATTATTCCACCGGTGATCCTGCGTAACGTGATGGAAAACCCGGGTTGGTACACGGCGTACACGCCTTACCAGCCGGAAATCGCACAGGGTCGTCTGGAATCTCTGCTGAACTTCCAGCAAATGGTAATCGACTTCACCGGTATGGAACTGGCTAACGCCTCCCTGCTGGACGAAGGTACTGCCGCGGCGGAAGCCATGGCAATGATCAAACGATCCGTACGTAAGAACAAATCCAACACCTTCTACCTGGATGAAAACTGCCTGCCACAAACCATCGACGTGGTGAAAACCCGTGCCGAAGCATTCGGTTGGGACGTACAGGTAGGTCCTGCGGCTGAAGCAGCCAACGCCGATGTATTCGGTGCGCTGCTCCAGTACCCGGGCGTAGACGGTGAAGTGATCGATCTGACTGATGTGATTGCGGCTCTGCACGAAAAGAACGCCATGGCAGCGGTTGCTTCCGACCTGATGGCGTTGATCATGCTGAAAGCACCAGGCGAAATGGGCGCCGACATCGTACTGGGTAACGCCCAGCACTTCGGTGTACCAATGGGCTTTGGTGGCCCGCACGCTGCGTTCTTCGCCACTAAAGACAGCTTCAAGCGTTCGATTCCTGGCCGTATTATCGGTGTTTCGATCGACGCTCAGGGCAAACCTGCGCTGCGTATGGCGCTGCAAACCCGTGAACAGCATATCCGTCGTGAGAAAGCCAATTCCAACATCTGTACTGCTCAGGTGCTGCTGGCAAACCTGTCTGCGTTCTACGCGGTTTACCACGGTCCTAAAGGTCTGCAAACCATCGCTGGTCGCATCCACCGCCTGACCGATATTCTAGCGAAAGGCTTGCAAAGCAAAGGTATCGAGATTACCAACAACCAGTGGTTCGACACCTTAACCGTGAAAGTGGCTGACCGTGATGCGGTTCTGGCACGTGCTGAATCCGCTGAACTGAACCTGCGTATCGACGCTAACACTCTGGGTGTGACCCTGAGTGAGAAGACTTCTGCCGAAGACGTTGCTGAACTGTTCGACGTAATCATTGGCGAAGGCCACGGCCTGGACGTTTACGCACTGGACGCTGACATCGTCGCCAACGGCAGCACCAGCATCGCAGCAAACGTTACCCGTAATACTGAATTCCTGACTCACCCGACCTTCAACAGCCATCACACTGAACATGAGATGCTGCGTTACATGAAGCGTCTGGAGTCAAAAGACCTGGCAATGAACCACAGCATGATCACGCTGGGTTCTTGTACCATGAAGCTGAACGCCACCACCGAAATGATTCCGGTCACCTGGCCTGAATTCGGCAATATCCACCCGTTCGCGCCTCAGTCTCAGACTGAAGGCTACGAGCAGATGATTGCTGAGCTGGACGACTACCTGAAACAAGCGACTGGCTTACCGGCTATTTGTATGCAGCCGAACTCCGGTGCACAGGGTGAATACGCGGGTCTGTTAGCGATTAAGAAATACCACGAGAGCCGTGGCGAAGGCCACCGTAACGTGTGCCTGATTCCTCGCTCTGCCCACGGCACTAACCCGGCATCAGCGCAAATGGCCTCTATGCGTGTGGTTGTGACCGACTGTGATGAAGACGGCAACGTTGATTTCGCCGACCTGAAAGCCAAAGCGGAAGAGCTGGGCGATCAACTGTCTTGCTTAATGCTGACCTACCCATCGACCCACGGTATTTATGAAGAAGGCGTCCGTGAAATCTGCGACCTGATTCATGAGCACGGCGGCCAGGTATACATGGATGGCGCTAACCTGAACGCTCAGGTAGGCATCACCTCACCGGGTCATATCGGTGCTGACGTAACCCACATGAACCTGCACAAAACCTTCGCGATCCCACACGGTGGTGGTGGCCCGGGTATGGGTCCGATTGGTGTGGCAGCACACCTGGCACCTTTTGTGGCGAACCACGCGGTACGTCCGATCGATAACGAATCCAAAGGTAACGGTGCGGTATCCGCAGCGCCTTACGGTTCTTCTTCGATCCTCAACATCAGCTGGATGTACATTACCCTGATGGGCGGCAACGGCCTGCGTAAAGCGACTCAAACCGCACTGCTGAAAGCCAACTACCTGGCCAAGCGTCTGAGCACGCACTACCCGATTCTGTACTCTGGTCAGAACGGCCGCGTGGCACACGAATGTATTGTTGACCTGCGTCCGATCAAAGCCGAAACCGGTATCACCGAAGTGGATATCGCTAAGCGTCTGATGGACTATGGCTTCCACGCTCCAACCATGTCGTTCCCGGTTGCGGGTACCTTTATGATTGAGCCGACCGAGTCTGAGTCTCAGGCTGAGATTGATCGTTTCGCCGACGCTATGATTGCGATTAAAGGCGAGATTGATGCGGTTGTACGTGGTGAGTTAGACGCGGAAAACAACCCGCTGAAAAACGCACCTCACACGGCTGAAGTGGTTACCGGTGATTGGGAACGTCCTTACTCCCGTGAACTGGCAGCTTATCCGGTTAAAGACCTGGGCGCACATAAATTCTGGCCAAGCGTTGGCCGTATTGATGATGTGTACGGTGACCGTAACCTGATTTGTTCTTGTCCGGCGATTGAGAATTACGAGGACTGA
- the gcvH gene encoding glycine cleavage system protein GcvH — MSNIPTELKYVASHEWLRKEEDGTITVGVTDFAQEQLGDVVFVELPEVGTEVAADDDIAVVESVKAASDIYAPISGEIVAINEDLVDAPEKVNEDPYGEAWFFKIKPANEGDYDGLLTADQYEAECN, encoded by the coding sequence ATGAGCAATATCCCTACAGAATTAAAATACGTTGCATCCCACGAGTGGCTGCGTAAAGAAGAAGACGGCACCATCACTGTTGGTGTTACCGACTTCGCACAAGAACAGCTGGGCGACGTAGTATTCGTTGAGCTGCCAGAAGTGGGCACCGAAGTTGCCGCTGACGATGACATCGCAGTTGTTGAGTCTGTAAAAGCCGCTTCCGACATCTACGCACCCATCTCTGGTGAAATCGTAGCGATCAACGAAGACCTGGTAGACGCTCCGGAAAAAGTAAACGAAGACCCATACGGCGAAGCCTGGTTCTTCAAGATCAAGCCAGCGAACGAAGGCGATTACGACGGCCTGCTGACTGCTGATCAATACGAAGCTGAGTGCAACTAA
- the gcvT gene encoding glycine cleavage system aminomethyltransferase GcvT — MGNQAAGKQTALYAKHVEANGKIVDFGGWDMPIHYGSQIQEHNAVREDVGMFDVSHMTIVDVKGSDAKAFLQKLLANDVDKLKDTGKALYTGMLNEDGGVIDDLIVYNMDGWYRTVVNCATREKDLEWMDKQSKGFEVSLTERPELSMVAVQGPNAIAKVKQVKPESAELVGSLKIFQGLPQSDWFFARTGYTGEDGLEIMVPEAEIADFWQALVDAGVQPAGLGARDTLRLEAGMNLYGNDMDETISPLQAGMGWTIAWEPAERDFIGRKALEEEKAKGDIPKLVGLVLETRGVMRSHQKVVVDGIGEGEVTSGTFSPSLQHSIAMARVPKGTGDSCEIEMRGKLIPARVVKLPFVRNGKKVFE; from the coding sequence ATGGGTAATCAAGCGGCGGGAAAGCAAACGGCTCTGTACGCCAAGCACGTTGAGGCCAACGGTAAGATCGTTGATTTTGGTGGCTGGGATATGCCAATTCATTATGGCTCTCAGATTCAGGAACATAACGCCGTACGCGAAGATGTGGGTATGTTTGATGTATCCCACATGACCATCGTTGATGTAAAAGGCAGCGATGCCAAAGCCTTCCTGCAAAAACTGCTGGCCAACGACGTCGATAAGTTAAAAGACACTGGCAAAGCGTTATACACCGGCATGCTGAACGAAGATGGCGGCGTCATCGACGACCTGATCGTCTACAACATGGACGGCTGGTACCGTACGGTTGTGAATTGTGCAACGCGCGAAAAAGATCTGGAGTGGATGGACAAACAAAGCAAAGGCTTTGAAGTCTCTTTAACTGAGCGCCCGGAATTGTCGATGGTGGCGGTGCAAGGTCCAAACGCCATTGCCAAAGTGAAACAAGTTAAGCCGGAATCAGCTGAACTGGTTGGTAGCCTTAAGATCTTCCAGGGTCTGCCACAGAGCGACTGGTTCTTTGCCCGTACCGGCTATACCGGTGAAGACGGCTTAGAAATTATGGTGCCAGAAGCCGAAATCGCTGATTTCTGGCAAGCACTGGTCGATGCCGGTGTTCAGCCTGCTGGCCTGGGCGCGCGCGATACGCTGCGTTTAGAAGCCGGTATGAACCTGTACGGCAACGATATGGACGAAACCATCAGCCCATTACAAGCAGGCATGGGTTGGACCATCGCCTGGGAACCAGCCGAGCGTGACTTTATTGGCCGTAAAGCATTGGAAGAAGAGAAAGCCAAAGGCGATATTCCAAAGTTGGTTGGTCTGGTGCTGGAGACCCGTGGTGTGATGCGCTCTCACCAGAAAGTGGTTGTCGATGGCATCGGTGAAGGTGAAGTGACCTCAGGTACCTTCTCCCCTAGCCTGCAGCACTCGATTGCAATGGCGCGTGTACCTAAAGGTACCGGCGATAGCTGTGAAATTGAAATGCGTGGCAAGTTGATTCCTGCCCGCGTTGTGAAACTGCCGTTTGTACGTAACGGTAAGAAGGTTTTTGAGTAA
- a CDS encoding TetR/AcrR family transcriptional regulator: MNTPSTPTADSGLNNDSHNSEKRGPGSYHHGNLRAALLQAAVELIREAGVEKLSLRGLARKVGVSQTAPYRHFQDKNHLLVEIAKQTFEELAQATRALIDPSCSATKNIEAAGKAYLNFAIHNPERYKLVFGPSIENRAEYPDLIDSGQKAFGILKQLVEAGIQQQELLDEDPQILSTTCWSNIHGFAALAIDGFYDRQVAFSDFDTLLNSHVRLSIRGIVR; encoded by the coding sequence ATGAACACCCCTTCCACACCTACCGCCGACAGCGGCCTCAATAACGACAGTCATAACAGCGAGAAAAGAGGCCCGGGCAGTTACCACCACGGTAATTTGCGGGCAGCACTGCTGCAGGCCGCGGTTGAGCTGATTCGTGAAGCCGGTGTTGAAAAGCTGAGTTTGCGAGGCCTGGCACGCAAGGTGGGGGTTTCTCAAACCGCTCCGTACCGCCACTTTCAGGACAAAAACCACCTGTTGGTTGAAATCGCTAAACAAACCTTTGAAGAATTGGCGCAAGCTACCCGCGCTTTAATTGATCCGAGCTGCTCCGCAACCAAAAACATTGAAGCCGCTGGCAAAGCGTATCTGAACTTTGCCATTCACAACCCTGAGCGCTACAAACTGGTTTTTGGCCCCAGCATCGAAAATCGGGCGGAATACCCAGACCTGATTGACTCTGGGCAAAAAGCCTTTGGCATTTTGAAGCAACTGGTCGAAGCCGGTATACAACAACAAGAATTACTCGATGAAGATCCGCAGATTCTCTCAACCACCTGCTGGTCAAACATTCATGGTTTTGCTGCACTCGCGATCGATGGCTTTTACGATCGCCAGGTCGCTTTTTCAGACTTTGACACCTTACTGAACAGCCATGTTCGTCTCAGCATTCGTGGCATTGTTCGCTGA